One region of Faecalibacter bovis genomic DNA includes:
- a CDS encoding M28 family metallopeptidase, protein MKQFLIALATVALFTGTSCTTQNWTTEKYEKVLPKFVDKVSEAELKKQLYIIAGPEMEGRNAGTEGEVRAGNYISNYYKELGINGPKGNYFQIIPPATFKRVAGEMRNVMGFIEGSEKPEEIVVISAHYDHDGIKDGKLYPGADDDGSGTVAVMEIGRVFREAEKKGIRPKRSILLLHVSGEEKGLLGSKYYSDNPIFPLANTIANVNIDMIGRVDKEHNEETRDFVYVIGSEMLSSDLHKAVLAANEGIGINLDMRYNTPDDPNRFYYRSDHYNFAKHGIPSVFFFNGVHDDYHRPTDTPDKIEYDLLTRRTKLAFNTIWKLANAENRPVVDKESPMPTTGR, encoded by the coding sequence ATGAAACAATTTTTAATTGCATTAGCAACAGTAGCTTTGTTTACAGGAACTTCTTGTACGACACAAAATTGGACTACTGAAAAATACGAAAAGGTATTACCTAAGTTTGTAGATAAGGTTTCTGAAGCTGAGTTGAAAAAACAGCTTTATATTATTGCAGGACCAGAAATGGAAGGGCGTAATGCAGGAACAGAAGGTGAGGTGAGAGCAGGAAACTATATCTCTAATTATTATAAAGAATTAGGAATTAACGGACCTAAAGGTAATTATTTTCAGATTATTCCACCCGCAACATTTAAACGTGTAGCAGGAGAAATGCGAAATGTTATGGGATTCATCGAAGGTTCGGAGAAACCTGAAGAAATTGTTGTTATTTCAGCACACTATGACCATGATGGTATTAAAGATGGAAAATTATATCCAGGTGCTGATGATGATGGTTCTGGTACTGTAGCAGTAATGGAAATCGGTCGTGTTTTTCGTGAAGCTGAAAAGAAAGGTATTAGACCAAAACGTTCTATTTTATTATTACACGTTTCTGGAGAAGAAAAAGGTTTATTAGGTTCAAAATACTATTCAGATAATCCAATATTTCCTTTAGCAAACACAATTGCGAATGTAAATATTGATATGATTGGTCGTGTAGACAAAGAACACAATGAAGAAACAAGAGATTTCGTATACGTTATCGGTTCTGAGATGTTATCTTCAGATTTACACAAAGCCGTTTTAGCTGCTAATGAAGGTATAGGAATTAATTTAGACATGCGTTATAATACGCCAGATGATCCAAACCGTTTCTATTACCGTTCAGATCACTACAATTTTGCTAAACATGGTATTCCATCTGTTTTCTTCTTTAACGGAGTGCATGATGATTATCACCGTCCAACAGATACGCCAGATAAAATCGAATATGATTTATTAACACGTAGAACGAAGTTAGCTTTCAATACAATTTGGAAATTAGCAAACGCTGAAAATAGACCAGTAGTAGATAAGGAATCTCCGATGCCTACAACAGGAAGATAA